One window of the Nocardia terpenica genome contains the following:
- a CDS encoding NAD(P)H-dependent amine dehydrogenase family protein, translated as MTYRVVQWSTGNVGRRALRTIIARPDLELVGVWVSGPAKAGRDAGALAGLDREIGVAATTDAQALLELRPDCVVYTAMADDRLGEAVEDLKRFLRAGINVVSSSPVFLQYPYGTLPSETIEEIEAAAAAGGASLWVNGIDPGWANDWLPLLLTSGSERIDAIVCSEILDYSTYDNAKVLFDIMGFGSALDDLPLLLQPGVLTLAWGSVIHQLAAALDLRLDSVTQHFERLPTPEPLRVGDRTIAPGTAAALRFQVVGLRDDHPALTLEHITRLHPALAPDWPQPAGKGCYRVEITGDPHYLLDLRLDSDGDHALGGVVGTAARLVNAVPAVIEARPGLLTATDLPLTPARGLVSGQCSA; from the coding sequence ATGACCTATCGCGTGGTGCAGTGGAGTACCGGCAATGTCGGGCGGCGCGCGCTGCGGACGATCATCGCCCGGCCGGATCTCGAGCTGGTCGGCGTGTGGGTGTCCGGTCCGGCCAAGGCCGGGCGCGACGCCGGAGCACTGGCGGGCCTGGATCGCGAAATCGGCGTCGCCGCAACGACGGACGCGCAGGCGCTGCTGGAGCTGCGGCCGGACTGCGTCGTCTACACCGCCATGGCCGACGACCGGCTGGGCGAGGCGGTGGAGGATCTGAAGCGTTTCCTGCGCGCGGGCATCAATGTGGTGTCCAGCAGCCCCGTCTTCCTGCAATACCCGTACGGCACACTGCCTTCGGAGACCATCGAGGAGATCGAGGCGGCCGCGGCGGCGGGCGGCGCCTCGCTGTGGGTCAACGGCATCGATCCCGGCTGGGCCAACGACTGGCTGCCCCTGCTGCTGACCAGCGGCTCCGAACGCATCGACGCGATCGTGTGCTCGGAGATCCTGGACTACTCCACCTACGACAACGCCAAGGTCCTGTTCGACATCATGGGCTTCGGCAGCGCCCTCGACGATCTGCCGCTGCTCCTGCAACCGGGCGTCCTCACCCTCGCCTGGGGCAGCGTGATCCATCAGCTGGCAGCGGCCCTGGACCTCCGATTGGATTCCGTCACACAGCATTTCGAGCGCCTCCCCACCCCCGAGCCGCTGCGCGTCGGCGACCGCACCATCGCCCCCGGCACCGCCGCCGCCCTCCGCTTCCAAGTCGTCGGCCTGCGCGACGACCACCCGGCCCTCACCCTCGAACACATCACCCGCCTGCACCCCGCCCTGGCCCCCGACTGGCCGCAACCGGCCGGAAAGGGTTGCTACCGGGTCGAAATCACCGGCGACCCGCACTACCTGCTCGACCTGCGGCTGGACAGCGACGGCGACCACGCCCTCGGCGGCGTGGTCGGCACCGCCGCCCGCCTGGTCAACGCGGTCCCCGCGGTGATCGAGGCCCGCCCCGGCCTACTCACCGCCACCGACCTCCCCCTCACCCCCGCCCGCGGATTGGTGTCCGGACAGTGCAGCGCCTAA
- a CDS encoding IS630 family transposase (programmed frameshift) yields MRYPQGGGLTAERRMLRERLRLEAADAFARGEDNAVIAHRLRVSVRSVQRWRQAWGSAGREALRSKGPASLPLLSDEQFQVLEHELAKGPAEHGWPDQKWTLARIKTVIGRRFHISYTIKGVSLLLHRHGWSRQQPARRAVERDDAAVATWVKDVWPHVKPPRRRSEPGSCSKTKPGSRLTPPTARTWAPRGHTPIVRVRGRTTRRISIAALTCYKPGHRSRLIWRPYRHDRNSSGRKSFAWTDYRDLLIAAHRQLGGPIVVCWDNLNTHLTAGMRRFVTGHDWLTVYQLPAYAPDLNPTEGIWSLLRRGRLANRIITDPDHLMRIVRSDLHRIGYHPNLIDGCLTATGLTPTPKRS; encoded by the exons GTGCGGTATCCGCAAGGCGGTGGGCTGACCGCCGAGCGACGGATGTTGCGGGAGCGGTTGCGGCTGGAAGCCGCGGACGCTTTCGCCCGGGGCGAGGACAATGCGGTGATCGCCCACCGGCTGCGAGTCAGCGTGCGGTCGGTGCAACGGTGGCGCCAGGCGTGGGGATCGGCGGGGCGGGAAGCGTTGCGGTCCAAGGGCCCCGCGTCGCTGCCGTTGCTGTCCGACGAACAGTTCCAGGTACTCGAACACGAGCTGGCCAAGGGCCCGGCCGAGCACGGCTGGCCGGACCAGAAATGGACTCTGGCCAGGATCAAGACCGTGATCGGGCGCCGGTTCCACATCTCCTACACGATCAAGGGGGTGTCGTTGTTGTTGCACCGGCACGGGTGGAGCCGTCAGCAACCTGCCCGCCGGGCGGTCGAACGCGACGACGCGGCGGTCGCGACGTGGGTGAAGGACGTGTGGCCGCACGTAAAACCGCCGCGGCGGCGCTCGGAGCCTGGGTCGTGTTCGAAGACGAAGCCGGGTTCACGAT TGACGCCGCCGACCGCACGGACCTGGGCGCCACGCGGGCACACCCCGATCGTGCGGGTCCGGGGCCGAACCACCCGCCGGATATCGATCGCCGCGCTGACCTGCTACAAGCCCGGCCATCGGTCCCGGCTGATCTGGCGACCGTATCGGCACGACCGAAATAGTTCGGGCAGGAAGAGCTTCGCCTGGACCGACTACCGGGACCTGCTCATCGCCGCCCACCGGCAACTCGGCGGGCCGATCGTGGTCTGCTGGGACAACCTCAACACCCACCTCACCGCCGGCATGCGCCGATTCGTCACCGGCCACGACTGGCTCACTGTCTACCAACTGCCCGCCTACGCGCCCGATCTGAATCCGACCGAAGGCATCTGGTCACTACTGCGGCGAGGCCGGCTGGCCAACCGCATCATCACCGACCCCGACCACCTCATGCGCATCGTGCGCAGCGACCTGCACCGCATCGGCTACCACCCCAACCTGATCGACGGCTGCCTCACCGCAACCGGACTCACACCCACCCCGAAACGATCATGA
- a CDS encoding helix-turn-helix domain-containing protein, translating to MGTDLGERLRSVRKRRGLNQKELAQASGVSVSLIRKIEQGEREDTRIDTLRRLAVALGCPVTTLLGPNPQPPESSNGELWLPTRQAITAPLAVGTTEPLADRSLEEALAAAVKLYHDNEYEILARVLPRLIADGQASTPLLRSRILQLAGSVMVQTRQREAARVALDQSLAEAEATGNVLDAASAVITLCWLLLVERQFEKVRKLAAQWADRVEPRLSVATPQEISTWGWLLLRGSAAAIRDNRPDEASDMMRLAHAAAVAIGRESGGYHQYWTTFGPATVAMKRVENAVVDDRPDLALRLTRDVPPGLRPTSDNRNRHLLDVAAAHTELRHYDAAFEVLWQLAREARPWLVEHRMAKDLLGRIVGRRRTLTDEMRQLSDLLQLEY from the coding sequence ATGGGCACAGATCTCGGTGAACGTCTCCGGTCGGTTCGGAAGCGTCGCGGACTCAACCAGAAGGAGCTTGCACAGGCTTCCGGGGTCTCTGTGTCCCTGATTCGGAAGATCGAGCAGGGTGAGCGCGAAGACACCCGGATCGACACGCTCCGCCGCCTCGCCGTCGCGCTCGGCTGCCCAGTGACAACCCTTCTCGGGCCGAACCCGCAGCCACCCGAGAGCAGCAACGGCGAGCTGTGGTTGCCCACCCGGCAAGCGATCACCGCGCCGCTTGCCGTAGGTACGACGGAGCCATTGGCGGATCGCAGTTTGGAGGAAGCTCTGGCTGCGGCTGTGAAGCTGTACCACGACAACGAGTACGAAATCCTCGCTCGCGTGCTCCCGCGCTTGATTGCGGACGGGCAGGCATCGACACCGCTTCTGCGGTCACGGATTTTGCAGCTCGCCGGATCTGTCATGGTGCAGACACGGCAGCGGGAAGCCGCGCGAGTCGCACTCGACCAGTCGCTTGCCGAAGCGGAAGCGACCGGGAACGTGCTCGACGCCGCGTCCGCGGTCATTACGCTGTGCTGGCTGCTGCTCGTGGAACGACAGTTCGAGAAGGTGCGCAAGCTTGCCGCCCAGTGGGCCGATCGGGTCGAGCCACGGCTTTCTGTGGCGACGCCGCAGGAAATCTCGACATGGGGTTGGTTGCTACTGCGTGGCTCGGCTGCCGCGATCCGCGACAACCGGCCGGACGAGGCATCGGACATGATGCGCCTCGCGCACGCCGCCGCCGTGGCGATCGGCCGCGAATCCGGTGGCTACCACCAGTATTGGACAACGTTCGGACCGGCCACGGTGGCTATGAAGCGTGTCGAGAATGCCGTGGTGGACGACCGGCCCGACCTTGCGCTGCGGCTGACACGCGACGTGCCTCCGGGCTTGCGACCGACGTCCGATAACCGCAATCGCCACCTCCTCGACGTCGCCGCCGCGCACACCGAGCTCCGTCACTACGACGCCGCATTCGAAGTGCTGTGGCAGCTGGCACGCGAGGCTCGGCCGTGGCTGGTCGAGCATCGAATGGCGAAGGATCTGCTCGGCAGGATCGTGGGTCGCCGTCGCACTCTTACCGATGAGATGAGACAGCTGTCCGACCTGCTCCAGCTGGAATACTAA